From Sediminibacterium sp. TEGAF015, a single genomic window includes:
- a CDS encoding dienelactone hydrolase family protein produces MKHLQLFALSVVALIAIQGFRYKETKKQIRAAEDYLACYSDVRDQFKAEAMTPEFAAMHENPLPFHLTNATGETIKFEATDGVQASGYFIKSKKKTNNWIFVIQEWWGLNDQIKQEAEKLSAELGNVNVLALDMYDGKVAATADSAMKLMRAATTPRLEAIVKGALNYAGPKAKIFTIGWCFGGMWSLQSSILAGKQAAGTVMYYGRPENNIEKLKTLQSEVIGFFGNQDRSPSPEVVNTFEKDMAAAGKKITIHRYEANHGFANPSNPSFNKEATEDAHKKTIEFLKARL; encoded by the coding sequence ATGAAACATTTACAATTATTTGCTTTATCGGTTGTAGCGCTCATAGCTATTCAGGGCTTCCGATACAAAGAAACGAAAAAGCAAATCCGCGCTGCAGAAGACTATCTGGCCTGCTACAGCGATGTAAGGGATCAGTTCAAGGCAGAAGCCATGACACCTGAATTTGCTGCAATGCACGAAAATCCATTGCCTTTTCACCTGACCAATGCTACAGGAGAAACCATCAAATTTGAAGCAACCGACGGCGTTCAGGCTTCTGGCTATTTCATCAAAAGCAAGAAAAAAACCAACAACTGGATTTTCGTAATTCAGGAATGGTGGGGATTAAACGACCAGATTAAGCAGGAAGCTGAAAAGTTGTCCGCAGAACTGGGTAATGTAAATGTGTTGGCATTGGATATGTATGATGGAAAAGTAGCTGCAACAGCGGACAGTGCTATGAAATTGATGAGAGCCGCAACTACACCCAGACTAGAAGCCATTGTAAAAGGGGCATTAAATTATGCAGGCCCTAAAGCAAAAATATTTACTATTGGGTGGTGCTTCGGAGGAATGTGGAGCTTGCAAAGCAGCATTCTGGCTGGCAAACAGGCTGCCGGTACAGTAATGTACTATGGTCGTCCTGAAAACAATATTGAAAAGCTAAAGACTTTGCAATCAGAAGTGATTGGATTCTTTGGTAACCAGGACAGAAGTCCTTCACCTGAAGTGGTAAATACATTTGAAAAAGATATGGCTGCTGCCGGCAAAAAAATTACCATCCACCGCTATGAAGCCAACCATGGATTTGCCAATCCAAGCAACCCATCTTTCAATAAGGAAGCCACAGAAGATGCGCACAAGAAAACCATTGAATTCCTGAAAGCAAGATTATAA
- a CDS encoding CTP synthase, with protein sequence MAKYIFVTGGVTSSLGKGIIAASLAKLLQARGLRVTIQKFDPYINVDPGTLNPYEHGECYVTEDGAETDLDLGHYERFLNIFTSQANNVTTGRIYQTVINKERAGEFLGKTVQVVPHITDEIKHRMLLLGQNNEYDIVLTEIGGTVGDIESLPFIEAVRQLQWELPEEDVMVVHLTLIPYLKAAKELKTKPTQHSVKMLSETGVHPDIIVCRTEEPLNNDIKRKIALFCNVKQEAVIEAMDASTIYEVPLHMLREKLDLICLKKLNITKFGEPNLNNWKEFLDKLKYPKSKVTIGLIGKYIELQDAYKSILESFVHAGAINEVKVQVVNVHSEFITDENVAEKLLGLDGLLVAPGFGNRGIEGKIIAVKYAREKGLPFFGICLGMQMAVIEFGRNVLGLKNAHSVEMDGHAEHPVINMMEEQKKITMMGGTMRLGAYPCVVEEGSLAHKIYGTTEFTERHRHRYEFNNEYLTQYQEAGMRTSGKNPATGLVEIIELPDHPFFIGVQYHPELKSTVERPAPLFVGFIDAAKKYNEQRSTLNSGSKKDAVI encoded by the coding sequence ATGGCCAAGTATATTTTTGTAACTGGTGGCGTAACCAGCAGTTTAGGTAAAGGAATTATTGCCGCCTCGTTGGCAAAGCTATTACAGGCCAGAGGGCTACGTGTTACTATACAGAAGTTTGATCCGTATATCAACGTAGATCCGGGTACATTAAACCCCTACGAACACGGAGAGTGCTATGTAACAGAAGACGGGGCAGAAACCGATTTGGATCTTGGGCACTATGAAAGATTTCTGAATATTTTTACTTCTCAGGCGAATAATGTTACAACAGGTAGAATTTATCAGACAGTTATTAATAAAGAACGTGCTGGGGAATTTCTTGGAAAAACCGTACAGGTTGTTCCACATATTACAGACGAGATTAAGCACAGAATGCTCTTACTAGGGCAGAACAATGAGTATGATATTGTATTAACAGAGATTGGTGGAACAGTGGGGGATATAGAAAGCTTACCTTTCATTGAAGCGGTAAGACAATTACAGTGGGAATTACCAGAAGAAGATGTCATGGTGGTGCACCTTACGCTGATTCCTTATTTGAAAGCTGCAAAAGAACTGAAAACAAAGCCTACACAACACAGTGTAAAAATGCTCAGTGAAACAGGCGTACATCCGGACATCATTGTATGCAGAACAGAAGAGCCCCTTAACAATGATATCAAGCGTAAAATAGCCCTATTCTGTAATGTAAAGCAGGAAGCTGTTATTGAAGCTATGGACGCAAGCACTATATATGAAGTGCCTTTGCATATGTTAAGAGAGAAACTCGATTTGATTTGTCTGAAGAAACTAAATATTACCAAGTTTGGAGAACCCAATCTGAATAACTGGAAAGAGTTTCTTGACAAATTAAAGTACCCTAAGAGTAAAGTAACAATTGGGTTGATTGGGAAGTATATTGAACTGCAGGATGCCTATAAATCCATTCTTGAAAGTTTTGTACATGCCGGTGCTATTAACGAAGTAAAAGTTCAAGTGGTAAATGTGCATTCTGAATTTATTACTGACGAAAATGTAGCGGAAAAATTATTAGGACTAGATGGTTTACTCGTTGCTCCGGGATTTGGCAATAGAGGTATTGAAGGAAAAATAATTGCAGTAAAATATGCAAGGGAAAAAGGCCTGCCATTCTTTGGTATTTGTTTAGGAATGCAGATGGCAGTAATTGAATTTGGAAGAAATGTACTGGGATTAAAAAATGCACATTCTGTTGAAATGGATGGGCATGCCGAACATCCGGTTATTAATATGATGGAAGAACAAAAGAAAATTACCATGATGGGAGGAACCATGCGTTTGGGGGCATATCCATGTGTAGTAGAAGAGGGTTCACTTGCACATAAAATTTATGGTACTACTGAATTTACGGAAAGGCACAGACACCGCTATGAATTTAATAATGAATATTTGACCCAGTACCAGGAAGCTGGCATGAGAACCAGCGGCAAGAACCCTGCAACTGGATTGGTGGAAATTATAGAGCTCCCTGATCATCCTTTCTTTATTGGTGTACAATATCATCCTGAGTTAAAGAGCACAGTTGAAAGACCTGCGCCATTGTTCGTAGGATTTATTGATGCAGCAAAAAAATACAACGAACAAAGAAGTACTTTAAATTCAGGAAGTAAGAAGGACGCAGTTATTTAA
- a CDS encoding DUF4407 domain-containing protein has product MQENYIPNNREKMLWWLSTAETELVKNAVVDRNRHAIIGMLMLSTWCFATLAWTYFFSTVVPELWKAALLGIFMGGIILCIDRALIKGIGIITRKIWLTLAFRALLAVTIGLFMAQPALLFLFQKEVKMQASLDNETRKNEKQKAIELRLKTERERLIKQRQEIRSELTVLYRDMTANQTAFIQETDGTGGSGKLGLKAIAMAKKERAEKAEKAYQIAVDRLSPVQEQIDSSLQAIEQKKQYELLRFDSLLNNGFITQIEALNHLIENNTAVAYRYYLLVALLLLIELMPVIAKLLLPTGTYQVYAKKIEEQEIAAIQST; this is encoded by the coding sequence ATGCAGGAAAATTACATCCCGAACAATCGGGAAAAAATGCTTTGGTGGCTTAGCACAGCCGAAACCGAATTGGTTAAAAATGCAGTGGTAGACCGCAACAGACATGCCATTATTGGCATGCTCATGCTTAGTACCTGGTGTTTCGCTACATTGGCCTGGACCTATTTTTTCAGCACTGTTGTGCCCGAATTATGGAAAGCTGCCCTATTGGGAATATTTATGGGAGGCATCATTTTATGTATTGACCGGGCACTAATAAAAGGAATTGGAATTATAACCCGTAAAATATGGCTGACTTTGGCGTTTAGGGCATTACTTGCTGTTACAATTGGGTTATTCATGGCCCAACCAGCATTGCTGTTTTTATTTCAGAAAGAAGTAAAAATGCAAGCTTCACTTGATAACGAAACAAGAAAAAATGAGAAGCAAAAAGCAATTGAGCTTAGACTAAAAACAGAAAGGGAGAGACTGATCAAACAGAGACAGGAAATTCGGTCCGAACTAACTGTATTGTACCGGGATATGACAGCAAATCAAACTGCCTTCATTCAGGAAACCGACGGAACCGGGGGATCAGGAAAGCTAGGGTTAAAAGCGATTGCAATGGCCAAAAAAGAAAGGGCCGAGAAAGCAGAAAAAGCTTATCAAATTGCCGTCGACAGGCTTTCCCCTGTGCAAGAGCAGATCGACAGTAGTTTGCAGGCTATAGAGCAAAAAAAACAATATGAACTCTTACGTTTTGATAGCTTGCTCAATAATGGATTTATCACTCAAATTGAAGCCCTGAATCACTTGATAGAAAACAATACGGCTGTTGCCTATCGGTATTATTTACTGGTCGCCTTGCTCTTACTGATAGAACTCATGCCAGTGATAGCAAAACTCCTATTGCCAACGGGAACGTATCAGGTATATGCAAAAAAGATAGAGGAACAGGAAATAGCAGCCATTCAATCAACTTAA
- the yidC gene encoding membrane protein insertase YidC, with protein MKTDKNTVIGFVLLGILMFLYFWYTSQQQNAIIEMKKREEDSLAKVAAARMKMLDTVAIKVDSLKRDSAVRVASAGNFTDAAIGQETVITLENEVVKVNLTNKGAQIKSVVLKQYKDAQHQPVVLSNKSILAYAINTAPAQSAGIENLYFTPGEIVKNSDGSQTLQFKLASVNGQSVLHTFTLSPNSYKIGWKLGMNGAAQLLTNQQLNLNWTVATEQMERTSQYERQVSNICFSEDNEFDYISSNTDHTFEKPAQWVSVVQQFFNSTLIADNSFNSGSIKWARATDSSKNLANTTSSLQVKVPAAATVEIPFHFYVGPNEYDILSKQAPEMDKIINLGRDMYSFVRPINKYIIMPVFDFFASFVKNYGWVIFLLTLFIRLVTAPLTYSSYLSGAKMKALRPELDVLKKKMGDDQQGFAMEQMKLFREAGVNPLGGCIPALLQIPIFFALYSFFNSQIALRGQSFLWSADLSSYDSIASLPFSIPAFGNHVSLFTITAVLTSFLISIYNMSMTPTQDNPALKYMPYIFPFMLLFIFNSLPSALTWYYTVSNVITLLLQFVIQNYIIDHDKILAKIEAKRKAPKSKSKWQERYEQMVESQKKLQELKNKTNKK; from the coding sequence ATGAAGACGGATAAAAATACGGTCATTGGGTTTGTATTGCTGGGTATTCTGATGTTTTTGTATTTCTGGTATACCAGTCAGCAGCAGAATGCCATCATTGAAATGAAAAAGAGAGAAGAGGACTCTTTGGCAAAGGTTGCAGCAGCCCGTATGAAGATGTTGGATACAGTAGCAATTAAAGTGGATTCCCTTAAAAGAGATTCTGCTGTAAGAGTTGCCAGTGCAGGTAATTTTACAGATGCTGCTATTGGTCAGGAAACAGTGATTACACTAGAGAATGAAGTTGTAAAAGTTAATTTAACCAATAAGGGAGCACAAATAAAATCAGTTGTGCTGAAGCAATACAAAGATGCCCAGCATCAGCCAGTTGTATTGTCTAATAAAAGCATACTTGCCTATGCCATTAATACTGCACCTGCTCAATCTGCTGGTATAGAGAATTTGTACTTTACCCCAGGTGAAATTGTAAAGAATTCAGATGGATCACAAACGCTGCAGTTTAAGCTTGCTTCTGTAAATGGTCAATCTGTTTTGCATACATTCACCCTTTCTCCCAACAGTTATAAAATTGGCTGGAAACTGGGAATGAACGGAGCGGCACAATTATTAACCAACCAGCAACTGAATTTGAACTGGACAGTGGCAACAGAGCAAATGGAGCGTACCTCACAGTACGAGCGCCAGGTTTCCAATATTTGTTTTTCCGAGGACAATGAATTTGATTATATCTCATCCAATACAGATCATACATTTGAAAAGCCAGCTCAATGGGTATCGGTAGTTCAGCAGTTTTTCAATAGTACATTGATTGCAGACAATTCATTTAACTCAGGAAGTATTAAGTGGGCAAGAGCCACAGATTCATCCAAGAATCTTGCTAATACAACAAGTTCATTGCAAGTAAAAGTACCCGCTGCTGCAACAGTTGAAATTCCATTTCATTTTTATGTAGGACCAAACGAATATGATATTCTTTCCAAACAGGCTCCTGAAATGGATAAGATTATTAATCTTGGTCGTGATATGTATTCATTTGTAAGACCTATCAACAAATACATTATCATGCCCGTATTTGATTTCTTTGCCTCTTTTGTAAAGAATTACGGCTGGGTAATTTTCTTACTTACTTTATTTATCCGTCTGGTAACTGCTCCTTTAACTTACAGTAGTTATTTGAGCGGTGCTAAAATGAAGGCATTGCGTCCTGAGTTGGATGTATTGAAAAAGAAAATGGGTGATGATCAGCAAGGTTTTGCTATGGAGCAAATGAAGTTATTCAGAGAAGCAGGTGTAAATCCTTTGGGAGGATGTATTCCAGCTTTATTGCAGATTCCAATCTTCTTTGCTTTGTATAGTTTCTTTAATTCTCAGATAGCACTTAGAGGTCAGTCTTTCTTATGGAGTGCAGATTTATCCAGTTATGATTCAATTGCATCTCTCCCTTTTAGTATTCCTGCTTTTGGTAATCATGTAAGTTTATTTACCATAACAGCCGTGCTAACCAGCTTCCTGATTTCTATTTATAATATGAGCATGACTCCTACACAGGATAATCCTGCATTGAAGTACATGCCATACATTTTCCCTTTTATGTTGCTGTTTATTTTTAACAGTCTGCCTTCTGCCTTAACTTGGTATTATACTGTGTCAAACGTAATAACTCTGCTATTGCAATTTGTGATTCAGAATTACATTATTGATCACGATAAAATTCTTGCAAAGATTGAAGCCAAAAGAAAAGCGCCTAAATCTAAAAGTAAATGGCAGGAACGCTATGAACAGATGGTAGAAAGTCAGAAGAAATTACAGGAGCTGAAAAATAAGACTAATAAAAAATAA
- a CDS encoding tetratricopeptide repeat protein has protein sequence MSNNPYREDREALKELIIQYQHLKHGRSHPYLEEEAFERIIDYYDEKDDLPEAMEAADLGLEQFPYSASLMIKKADLLLATRKYKEALSLLETAALFDSTDLNLFILKTDAYLALDQPAKAAELLESALQLFEGEERLDLLFELADVYDDYEEFDKVFDCLQLILEQDPNNEEALYKICFWTDFTGRNEESIKLHQTIIEENPFSELAWFNLAAAFQGLKLYEKAIDAYQYAVAIDEKFDYAYRNMGDAFLRLRKYKEAIEVLEKVLELSRPEDVIYEAIGHCYHRMGKYAQARFNYKKAVHLNAGDSKLHYKIAVTYMLEEQWQAAAKQLENAMRMNRTLPEYNLAMGECMMNLGKFKDAIIYFGTAVKHKSKSVAGWEALLRCLINADMMEEAYEQCIAAFMATGEKPVFYYYATAILLELGRTKEALLKLEAGMEKSPKLLKKLLELNPSVLQNNQIVDIVARYKKGKKI, from the coding sequence ATGAGTAACAATCCGTATCGCGAAGACAGGGAAGCATTGAAAGAGTTGATTATTCAATATCAGCATCTTAAACATGGTAGAAGTCACCCATATTTAGAAGAAGAGGCGTTTGAACGCATCATTGATTATTATGATGAAAAGGACGATTTGCCGGAAGCGATGGAGGCAGCAGACCTTGGTTTGGAACAGTTCCCTTATTCAGCGAGTCTGATGATAAAGAAGGCAGATTTGTTGTTGGCAACCCGAAAATACAAGGAAGCACTCAGTTTATTAGAAACAGCAGCCCTTTTTGACAGCACAGATCTGAATCTGTTTATCTTAAAGACAGATGCCTACCTAGCTTTGGATCAACCGGCCAAAGCAGCCGAGTTACTAGAATCAGCATTACAGTTATTTGAAGGGGAAGAAAGACTTGACTTATTGTTTGAATTGGCAGATGTTTATGATGATTATGAAGAATTTGATAAGGTTTTTGATTGTCTTCAACTTATTTTAGAACAGGATCCCAATAACGAAGAAGCATTGTATAAAATCTGTTTCTGGACAGATTTTACGGGAAGGAATGAAGAAAGCATCAAATTACATCAGACCATTATTGAAGAAAATCCCTTCAGTGAACTTGCTTGGTTTAACCTGGCAGCGGCCTTTCAGGGGTTAAAGCTCTACGAAAAAGCCATTGATGCCTATCAGTATGCTGTAGCAATTGATGAGAAATTTGACTATGCATACCGGAATATGGGGGATGCTTTTCTTCGCTTGCGCAAATACAAGGAGGCCATTGAAGTTCTGGAAAAAGTCTTAGAATTAAGCCGCCCCGAAGATGTAATTTATGAAGCCATTGGTCATTGTTATCATCGCATGGGTAAATATGCACAGGCAAGGTTTAATTATAAAAAAGCTGTTCACCTGAATGCGGGAGACAGTAAACTCCACTACAAAATTGCAGTAACCTATATGCTGGAAGAGCAGTGGCAGGCCGCGGCAAAACAACTGGAGAATGCCATGCGCATGAACCGAACCCTTCCTGAATACAATCTCGCGATGGGAGAGTGCATGATGAATCTGGGTAAATTCAAAGATGCCATCATTTATTTTGGGACTGCTGTTAAGCACAAGAGTAAGTCTGTTGCGGGCTGGGAAGCTTTACTCAGGTGTCTGATTAATGCGGACATGATGGAAGAAGCTTATGAACAATGCATTGCTGCGTTTATGGCCACCGGAGAAAAACCTGTCTTTTATTATTATGCAACAGCCATTTTACTCGAGTTGGGAAGAACCAAGGAAGCATTGCTAAAACTGGAAGCTGGCATGGAGAAATCCCCCAAACTGCTCAAAAAGTTACTGGAATTAAATCCTTCTGTATTACAAAACAACCAGATTGTAGACATTGTAGCCAGGTACAAGAAAGGAAAGAAAATATAA
- a CDS encoding phosphosulfolactate synthase yields the protein MNYRLTQIPERTKQPRTSGLTMVMDKGLSINQVKDFLSVAGPHVDIVKLGFGTSFVTPNLKEKLAVYREANMPVYFGGTLFEAFLIRNQFDDYVEICKEYGVSYIEVSDGSITIPHAEKCGYIEKLTQYATVLSEVGSKDAAHIIPPYKWIELMRAELEAGSSYVIAEAREAGNVGIYRGSGEVREGLVQEILTQIPADKIIWEAPQKAQQLYFLELIGCNVNLGNIAPNEVLPLEAMRIGLRGDTFHLYLDKA from the coding sequence ATGAACTACAGACTTACACAAATTCCAGAACGCACAAAGCAACCCAGAACTTCAGGCTTAACCATGGTGATGGATAAAGGGTTAAGCATCAATCAGGTTAAAGATTTTTTAAGTGTAGCTGGTCCTCATGTAGACATTGTTAAGCTTGGATTTGGAACCTCATTTGTTACGCCTAACCTAAAGGAAAAATTAGCCGTTTACCGAGAAGCCAATATGCCTGTTTATTTTGGCGGGACCTTGTTCGAAGCATTCTTAATTAGGAATCAGTTTGATGATTATGTAGAAATATGTAAAGAATATGGAGTTAGCTATATTGAAGTGTCGGATGGTTCCATTACCATTCCTCATGCCGAGAAATGCGGATATATTGAAAAGTTAACTCAATATGCTACTGTATTGAGTGAAGTGGGCAGCAAGGATGCTGCTCATATTATTCCTCCTTATAAATGGATTGAATTAATGCGTGCTGAATTGGAAGCAGGTTCTTCTTACGTAATTGCGGAAGCGCGTGAAGCAGGTAATGTAGGCATCTACAGAGGAAGTGGTGAAGTTAGAGAGGGGTTGGTACAGGAAATTCTTACCCAGATACCTGCCGATAAAATAATCTGGGAAGCGCCACAAAAAGCACAGCAATTGTATTTCCTTGAGTTAATTGGCTGCAATGTAAATCTGGGTAATATAGCACCCAATGAAGTTTTGCCGTTGGAAGCCATGCGTATTGGCCTGAGAGGGGATACATTTCATCTTTACCTGGACAAAGCCTAG
- a CDS encoding shikimate dehydrogenase family protein: MQLYGLLGYPLTHSFSQRYFTEKFSQLGLTAFYYQNFAIPSIEQFPQLLVDNPFLNGFNVTIPYKKQIIPFLHEMNEAVREMGACNCVHIKNGKLNGFNTDIIGFEQSLLPFLKPSHTNALILGTGGAAAAVAYVLRKLQISYLFVSRNTDNQTIQYNQVDAELLKKYTLIINTSPVGQFPDIAAAPAIPYKALGLHHHLFDLIYNPETTRFMELGMQQGATVQNGYEMLVLQAEESWRIWNS; the protein is encoded by the coding sequence ATGCAACTTTATGGATTATTGGGATATCCGTTAACCCATTCATTTTCGCAGCGTTATTTTACGGAGAAATTCAGTCAATTGGGATTGACAGCATTTTATTATCAGAATTTTGCTATTCCATCCATTGAGCAGTTCCCTCAGTTGTTAGTAGACAACCCTTTTTTAAATGGATTCAATGTAACCATTCCTTATAAAAAACAAATCATTCCTTTCTTACATGAAATGAACGAAGCAGTTAGGGAAATGGGTGCTTGTAATTGTGTGCATATTAAAAATGGGAAACTTAATGGATTTAATACAGATATCATTGGTTTTGAACAATCCCTGCTGCCTTTTTTAAAACCGTCTCATACCAATGCTTTGATTCTGGGTACAGGGGGAGCGGCTGCAGCAGTAGCTTATGTACTGCGAAAGCTTCAGATCTCCTACTTGTTTGTTTCCAGAAATACGGATAACCAAACCATTCAATACAACCAGGTAGATGCAGAACTTCTAAAAAAATATACCTTAATCATTAATACCAGTCCTGTTGGTCAATTTCCTGATATAGCTGCTGCGCCAGCTATTCCATATAAAGCTTTGGGACTCCATCACCATTTATTTGATTTGATTTACAATCCAGAAACAACCCGGTTTATGGAGTTGGGGATGCAACAAGGGGCTACTGTGCAGAATGGCTATGAAATGCTTGTATTACAGGCTGAAGAAAGTTGGCGTATTTGGAATAGTTAG
- a CDS encoding acyl-CoA thioesterase, which produces MNRIKINLPEHFSFSTHLQIRVTDLNYGGHVGNDTVLSLLQEARQQFLQSRGYAELQVESYGLIMADAMVEYKKEMNHLDQIKIEIVATDFDKMGFDLYYKVTIQKNGEEILAVRAKTGMMLFDYQIGKKVSMTDKIIAVLH; this is translated from the coding sequence ATGAATCGCATCAAAATTAATTTGCCAGAACATTTCAGCTTCTCCACTCATCTTCAAATCAGAGTGACCGACTTAAACTATGGCGGACACGTAGGAAATGATACTGTCTTATCTCTGTTGCAGGAAGCAAGACAACAATTTTTACAATCCCGTGGTTATGCTGAATTACAGGTTGAAAGTTATGGATTGATTATGGCTGATGCAATGGTGGAATACAAAAAAGAAATGAACCATCTAGATCAAATAAAGATTGAAATCGTTGCAACTGACTTTGATAAAATGGGATTTGACCTGTATTACAAAGTAACCATTCAAAAAAACGGGGAAGAAATTTTGGCAGTGAGAGCTAAAACAGGCATGATGCTTTTTGATTACCAAATTGGCAAAAAAGTTTCGATGACCGATAAAATCATCGCTGTTTTACATTAA
- the rdgB gene encoding RdgB/HAM1 family non-canonical purine NTP pyrophosphatase, producing the protein MPTEIIFATNNANKVKEIKAVTGNQLNILSLEEAGILIDIPEPHETLEDNASEKSNVIHQLTGKNCFSEDTGLEVEALNGAPGVKSARYAGDNRDFQMNIDLLLNNLLPHTNKSAQFRTVISLIWNNQQYLFEGICKGQITHQAKGLSGFGYDPVFIPDGSDKTFAEMNMDEKNQYSHRKKAMQQLLNFFHKNGII; encoded by the coding sequence ATGCCTACTGAAATAATTTTTGCAACCAACAATGCAAATAAAGTAAAAGAGATAAAAGCAGTTACCGGCAATCAGCTGAATATTCTGTCTTTGGAAGAAGCCGGGATTCTCATTGACATACCGGAGCCGCATGAAACCCTTGAAGATAACGCCAGTGAAAAATCAAATGTTATTCACCAGTTAACGGGTAAAAATTGTTTTAGTGAAGACACCGGATTGGAAGTAGAAGCACTCAATGGTGCACCTGGTGTTAAGAGTGCTAGATATGCCGGAGATAACAGAGACTTTCAGATGAACATTGATTTACTTTTGAACAATCTGTTACCCCACACCAATAAATCTGCACAATTCCGGACTGTTATTTCTTTAATCTGGAACAACCAGCAATACCTGTTTGAAGGAATCTGTAAGGGCCAAATTACCCATCAGGCCAAAGGCTTATCGGGATTTGGATACGACCCGGTTTTTATTCCGGATGGCTCAGATAAAACATTTGCAGAAATGAACATGGACGAAAAAAACCAATACAGTCACAGAAAAAAAGCCATGCAACAGTTGCTTAATTTTTTCCATAAAAATGGAATCATCTAA
- a CDS encoding branched-chain amino acid aminotransferase has protein sequence MNAVLDINIKRTEKSKLDTISLENIPFGRVFTDHMLVADYSNGVWKNVEIRPYEALSMDPSLAAIHYGQSIFEGIKAYKNEAGEAAIFRPYENFKRFNISATRMQMPTVPEEIFIDGMKELVKLDRNWIPSMPDHSLYIRPFMFASDAVLGVKPSDSYKFMIILSPTGPYFSTPMRIFVEEKYTRAVTGGVGFSKNAGNYGSSMYPTNLAKEMGYDQVLWTDAFEHKYLQEVGMMNVFFIIGNQAITPSLEEGTILAGITRMSALTILEEMGLEVVERKITIDELMEAYKAGQLREVFGAGTAATISLIKELRYKDESMFFDTEKWTIAPTLKQRLNEIRQGKTEDKYGWMLPV, from the coding sequence ATGAACGCAGTACTGGACATAAACATTAAGAGAACCGAAAAGTCTAAGTTGGATACGATCAGTTTGGAAAATATTCCTTTCGGCAGGGTGTTTACCGATCATATGTTGGTTGCTGATTACAGTAATGGAGTGTGGAAGAATGTTGAAATAAGACCTTACGAAGCTTTGTCAATGGATCCTTCGTTGGCTGCCATACATTATGGTCAGTCTATTTTTGAGGGGATTAAAGCTTATAAAAATGAAGCAGGGGAAGCTGCTATTTTCAGACCGTATGAAAATTTCAAGCGTTTCAACATATCTGCAACCAGAATGCAAATGCCAACCGTTCCTGAAGAAATTTTTATTGATGGAATGAAGGAGCTAGTAAAGTTGGATCGAAACTGGATTCCATCCATGCCAGATCATTCTCTTTATATCAGACCTTTTATGTTTGCTTCTGATGCAGTGTTGGGAGTGAAACCTTCGGATTCTTATAAGTTTATGATTATCCTGAGCCCTACTGGTCCGTATTTCAGTACGCCCATGCGTATTTTTGTGGAAGAAAAATATACACGTGCAGTAACAGGTGGAGTAGGATTCTCCAAGAATGCTGGTAACTATGGATCCAGCATGTATCCAACCAATCTAGCAAAAGAAATGGGATATGATCAGGTACTATGGACTGATGCTTTTGAACATAAGTATTTGCAAGAAGTGGGTATGATGAATGTATTTTTCATAATTGGTAATCAGGCTATAACTCCATCTTTGGAAGAGGGAACTATTTTGGCTGGTATTACCAGAATGAGTGCCCTTACTATATTGGAAGAGATGGGACTGGAAGTGGTAGAAAGAAAAATCACCATTGACGAATTGATGGAAGCTTATAAAGCCGGTCAGTTAAGAGAAGTATTTGGTGCAGGAACAGCGGCAACCATTTCTTTGATAAAAGAGCTTCGTTATAAAGATGAATCCATGTTCTTTGATACGGAAAAATGGACGATTGCTCCAACATTGAAACAGCGATTAAATGAAATCCGTCAGGGAAAAACAGAAGATAAATACGGATGGATGCTACCAGTTTAA